A window of Sutcliffiella cohnii contains these coding sequences:
- a CDS encoding flagellar hook-basal body protein, with protein sequence MNRVLLNASNTMNQLQQQLDLIGHNIANVDTVGYKNRRGTFQELLAQQYNNQPLQRYEGGRNTPEGIRIGVGAKLAQTQLQLTQGSMKPTERMLDFAFTTEDQFFAVQYTSETGQEEVRYTRNGSLYLSPINNNEVMLVNSEGHPVLNTAGETIVFPDSITEVQLQPGGTVTASLPNGGAIASELAVAQIIRPQLLQAMGGSLFALPAENIGEDALTYLQGAGRNAISLQQGMLEQSNVDLANEMTNLTIAQRSYQFNARSIQMADQMMGLVNGLKS encoded by the coding sequence ATGAATCGCGTATTACTAAATGCATCCAATACGATGAATCAGCTTCAACAGCAGCTTGACCTCATCGGACATAATATCGCTAACGTAGATACAGTAGGCTATAAAAATCGCCGTGGCACGTTCCAAGAGCTATTGGCGCAACAATATAACAACCAGCCACTTCAACGATACGAAGGTGGCCGCAACACACCAGAAGGAATTCGGATCGGCGTTGGGGCAAAACTAGCACAAACGCAGCTACAGCTAACACAAGGTAGCATGAAACCGACAGAGCGCATGCTCGACTTCGCTTTCACAACCGAAGACCAATTTTTTGCGGTCCAATATACATCCGAAACAGGTCAAGAGGAAGTACGCTACACGCGTAACGGATCGCTTTACTTATCACCAATTAACAACAACGAAGTAATGCTCGTGAACAGTGAAGGGCACCCTGTACTTAACACAGCAGGCGAAACAATCGTCTTCCCTGACTCAATCACAGAAGTACAGCTACAACCTGGTGGAACAGTAACAGCTTCCTTACCGAACGGTGGGGCAATCGCTTCAGAACTAGCGGTGGCGCAAATCATTCGACCGCAACTTCTTCAAGCAATGGGCGGTTCTCTATTTGCTCTACCAGCGGAAAATATCGGCGAAGACGCGCTCACCTATTTACAAGGAGCGGGACGTAACGCTATTAGCTTACAGCAAGGAATGCTCGAACAATCAAACGTCGACCTTGCAAACGAAATGACGAACCTAACGATTGCACAACGCTCGTATCAATTTAACGCAAGGTCAATTCAAATGGCCGATCAAATGATGGGGCTTGTGAACGGATTGAAATCGTAA
- a CDS encoding DNA-directed RNA polymerase subunit beta has translation MAEKQNAQSREQRKKDKQNEKKLAKQQELEKIKRPRMRVIPIWIRIILVAAFFCVAVVAGAMFGYGILGDGAPMDVLKKETWEHILDLVKVE, from the coding sequence ATGGCAGAAAAACAAAATGCGCAATCGCGCGAACAACGTAAAAAAGATAAACAAAACGAAAAAAAGCTCGCCAAACAGCAAGAGCTTGAAAAAATAAAAAGACCACGTATGAGGGTAATCCCAATCTGGATACGTATCATCCTTGTTGCGGCCTTCTTCTGTGTTGCCGTCGTTGCCGGTGCAATGTTTGGCTACGGAATACTCGGAGACGGTGCGCCAATGGATGTACTAAAAAAAGAAACGTGGGAACATATTTTGGACCTCGTGAAAGTAGAGTAA
- the fabZ gene encoding 3-hydroxyacyl-ACP dehydratase FabZ → MLDINEIKKIIPHRYPFLLVDKIVEMEELKRAVGIKNVTANEEFFQGHFPDYPVMPGVLIVEALAQVGAVAMLKPEDNRGRLAFFAGIDNCRFKRQVVPGDQLRLEVEMTRVRGSIGKGKGVATVNGELACEVEITFALGPK, encoded by the coding sequence ATGTTAGATATAAATGAAATAAAAAAAATCATTCCACACCGATATCCATTTCTGTTAGTGGACAAAATAGTAGAAATGGAAGAGCTAAAACGTGCGGTTGGGATTAAAAACGTTACAGCAAACGAAGAGTTTTTCCAAGGACATTTTCCCGATTACCCGGTAATGCCAGGTGTGTTAATCGTTGAGGCGCTAGCGCAAGTTGGAGCGGTGGCAATGTTAAAGCCAGAAGACAACCGTGGCCGTTTAGCGTTTTTCGCAGGAATTGATAACTGTCGTTTTAAAAGACAAGTTGTTCCTGGTGACCAACTTCGTCTAGAAGTAGAAATGACACGGGTCCGAGGTTCGATTGGAAAAGGAAAAGGCGTTGCAACTGTGAACGGAGAACTAGCGTGTGAGGTAGAAATTACCTTTGCGTTGGGACCGAAGTAG
- the murB gene encoding UDP-N-acetylmuramate dehydrogenase, whose translation MDIIYTDLIKLMDAEKVKVNEPLSNFSYTKTGGPGDYVVTPTSYEEVHAVYKYALGAGVPVTILGNGSNLIVRDGGIRGIVMILTGLDEIRLEDGGRIVAQSGAAIIETSRFALEHRLTGLEFACGIPGSVGGALYMNAGAYGGEVSDVLKEALVIDGAGELVTMPVEEMDLAYRSSRLAREGFVVLEATFELKVGVYDDIKAKMDDLTFQRESKQPLEYPSCGSVFKRPPGLFAGKLIQDAGLQGQQIGGAQVSTKHAGFIVNVGGATATDYLELIAHVQKTVKEKFGVDLETEVKIIGED comes from the coding sequence ATGGATATAATTTACACTGATTTAATCAAATTAATGGATGCTGAGAAAGTAAAGGTGAATGAGCCGCTAAGTAATTTTTCTTATACGAAAACGGGTGGGCCTGGTGATTATGTCGTAACACCTACTTCGTATGAGGAAGTGCATGCTGTTTATAAGTATGCACTTGGGGCTGGTGTTCCGGTAACGATACTAGGGAATGGCTCGAATTTAATAGTTCGCGACGGCGGTATTCGTGGGATTGTGATGATTTTAACAGGGTTGGATGAGATTCGGTTAGAGGATGGCGGAAGGATTGTTGCTCAGAGTGGGGCAGCGATTATTGAGACATCAAGGTTTGCGTTGGAGCATCGTTTAACTGGGTTGGAGTTTGCTTGTGGCATTCCAGGGTCTGTCGGTGGCGCGTTGTATATGAATGCCGGTGCTTACGGTGGCGAAGTGAGCGATGTGTTGAAAGAAGCGCTTGTGATTGATGGTGCTGGAGAGCTTGTTACGATGCCAGTTGAGGAAATGGATCTTGCGTATCGTTCTAGCAGGTTAGCTCGCGAAGGGTTTGTCGTCTTGGAAGCAACGTTTGAATTGAAGGTTGGCGTTTATGATGACATAAAAGCAAAAATGGATGACTTAACGTTCCAACGCGAGTCGAAGCAACCGTTAGAATATCCTTCTTGTGGCAGTGTGTTTAAACGACCACCTGGACTTTTTGCTGGAAAGCTCATTCAAGACGCCGGCTTACAAGGGCAGCAAATTGGCGGTGCACAAGTGTCGACGAAGCACGCTGGGTTTATTGTGAATGTCGGCGGCGCTACGGCTACGGACTATTTGGAGTTGATTGCACATGTGCAAAAGACGGTGAAGGAAAAGTTCGGTGTGGATTTGGAGACGGAAGTGAAGATTATTGGGGAAGATTGA
- a CDS encoding YveK family protein, whose protein sequence is MEETISLKELFQTLKKRLWLIITITAIATATSGLVSFFLLTPIYQSSTQLLVNQTKSEQGFVDVNQIRSNIEIINTYNVIIKSPAILDKVSQQVGGGETFSSLNNAITVGAEGNSQVVKITVQHEDPVMAANIANTTAQVFQADVLTLMNVDNVNILSPAQVSDNPVPVKPRPALNMAIAFVVGLMAGVGLAFLLEYLDNTVKNEQDVENILGLPVLGTITVIEDKDIEQAQQAARSARVRGESVGS, encoded by the coding sequence ATGGAAGAAACGATTAGTCTAAAAGAACTATTTCAAACGCTAAAAAAACGTCTATGGCTCATTATAACAATTACGGCGATTGCAACAGCGACGAGTGGTTTAGTGAGCTTTTTTCTATTAACACCAATCTATCAATCTTCGACTCAATTACTCGTTAACCAAACAAAATCAGAACAAGGATTTGTCGACGTTAACCAAATCCGATCCAACATTGAAATCATTAACACATATAACGTCATTATTAAAAGTCCAGCAATCTTAGACAAAGTAAGTCAACAAGTTGGTGGGGGAGAAACTTTTTCTTCATTAAACAATGCAATTACCGTTGGTGCAGAAGGTAATTCACAAGTTGTAAAAATTACGGTACAACATGAGGATCCGGTAATGGCTGCCAATATCGCAAACACAACAGCGCAAGTATTCCAGGCAGATGTTTTAACTCTAATGAACGTGGACAATGTAAATATTTTATCGCCTGCACAAGTAAGTGATAACCCAGTACCGGTTAAACCACGTCCAGCGTTAAATATGGCAATTGCGTTCGTAGTTGGCTTAATGGCTGGGGTAGGATTAGCGTTCCTACTAGAGTATTTAGATAACACAGTGAAAAACGAACAAGATGTAGAGAATATTTTAGGTTTACCGGTTTTAGGAACGATTACAGTTATAGAAGACAAAGACATTGAACAAGCCCAACAAGCGGCAAGAAGCGCGAGAGTGAGAGGTGAGTCAGTTGGTTCTTAA
- a CDS encoding flagellar hook-basal body protein, with amino-acid sequence MLRGLYTATAGMMSQQRRMETLSNNMANANTPGYKADQTSLRAFPELLLHATGKTEVPTQKPLNLPFAQPIGGLNTGVYVQELAPLFAQGDIQQTGIDTDLSIIQQQTSGAVFFTVEQTDGTYRYTRNGNFALDSQGFLTTNDGLYVLDENFNRIQINDRSFQVQPDGTLLVNDQPVARLGLTYTENPNELVKEGNGLFRLPQQEGEEEPQLLPLANNVVFEIRQGFLERSNVDSSRTMTEMMAAFRAFEANQKVIQAYDQSMQKAANEIGRIN; translated from the coding sequence ATGTTACGAGGGTTGTATACGGCGACGGCGGGGATGATGTCACAGCAGCGTCGCATGGAGACGTTATCGAACAATATGGCGAATGCGAATACGCCTGGATATAAAGCAGATCAAACATCATTACGCGCGTTTCCGGAACTCTTACTACACGCGACTGGAAAAACAGAAGTGCCAACGCAAAAGCCGTTAAACTTACCATTCGCGCAACCGATCGGTGGGCTTAACACAGGTGTGTACGTGCAAGAACTAGCACCACTATTTGCGCAAGGCGATATTCAGCAAACTGGTATTGATACGGACCTTTCTATCATCCAGCAGCAAACTTCTGGAGCGGTCTTTTTCACAGTCGAGCAAACAGACGGTACATATCGCTACACGCGTAACGGGAACTTTGCCCTAGACTCTCAAGGCTTCCTTACAACAAATGACGGCCTTTACGTGTTAGATGAAAACTTTAATCGAATTCAAATAAATGATCGTTCGTTCCAAGTGCAACCAGACGGAACGCTACTCGTGAACGACCAACCAGTAGCCCGCCTTGGTTTAACTTACACAGAAAACCCGAATGAACTTGTGAAAGAAGGGAACGGCTTATTCCGTCTTCCACAACAAGAAGGCGAAGAAGAACCGCAACTGCTTCCACTAGCAAATAACGTTGTCTTCGAAATTCGCCAAGGTTTCCTAGAGCGCTCAAACGTCGATTCTTCCCGAACGATGACCGAAATGATGGCGGCCTTCCGTGCGTTCGAAGCGAACCAAAAAGTAATTCAAGCGTACGACCAGTCGATGCAAAAAGCAGCAAACGAAATCGGAAGAATCAACTAG
- a CDS encoding CpsD/CapB family tyrosine-protein kinase — translation MVLKRKKKQTVKGTTSRHLITDKLPKSPISEQYRTIRTNIQFSFVDTEMRSIMVTSSGPAEGKSTTACNLAVVFAQQGKQVLFVDADLRKPTAHYTFQQDNFKGLTTFLTRQSEFNDSINPSRIPNLDVMTSGPIPPNPAELLSSRAMEDLLAKAYEEYDIVIFDTPPVLAVTDAQLLANQCDGTVLVVASGSTEKENAEKAKEMLASAKAKLLGVVLNMKKQKDSSYYYYYGGK, via the coding sequence TTGGTTCTTAAAAGAAAGAAAAAACAAACAGTAAAAGGAACGACTAGTCGTCATTTAATTACAGACAAGCTTCCGAAGTCGCCAATCTCTGAACAATATAGAACGATTCGTACAAATATCCAATTTTCCTTTGTAGATACAGAGATGCGCTCCATTATGGTTACATCGTCAGGGCCAGCAGAAGGTAAATCAACGACAGCGTGTAACTTAGCGGTCGTATTTGCTCAGCAAGGAAAACAAGTGTTGTTTGTAGATGCAGATTTGCGTAAACCTACAGCACATTACACGTTCCAACAAGATAATTTTAAGGGGTTAACAACGTTTTTAACACGACAATCTGAATTTAATGATTCAATTAACCCATCTAGAATTCCAAACTTAGATGTGATGACAAGCGGTCCAATTCCTCCAAACCCGGCAGAACTATTAAGCTCAAGAGCAATGGAGGACTTATTAGCAAAAGCGTATGAAGAATATGACATTGTTATTTTCGATACTCCGCCAGTACTTGCGGTAACAGATGCTCAACTTTTAGCGAACCAATGTGACGGGACAGTTCTTGTCGTTGCAAGTGGATCAACAGAAAAGGAAAATGCCGAAAAAGCAAAAGAAATGTTGGCCTCAGCAAAAGCAAAGTTACTTGGTGTTGTATTAAACATGAAGAAACAGAAAGATAGCTCGTATTACTATTATTATGGTGGGAAATAG